One segment of Phaeacidiphilus oryzae TH49 DNA contains the following:
- a CDS encoding lysozyme family protein, translating into MTTAQGEFQVQLTELDEMAAVLETAGARMAEIHQRLRQADAALAAGAARPVDPTAVTGPPQEVATVAGQVRSDVSATAQRSHQVTAEHAALSPELAEDAGKLQATRDAYAEAEGRAKGGLPGGGLPPGGPGGPSGPGGPTGPVPHPGESDAQAIAPDQVSYRDKGAWPSGEAACRQYVDQALDTMGITDPQARANWEQGMVTIMSRESAYNSPGFQVNEGDSNAHGAPMADGSPANCSRGACQTVPATFARYHQPGTSTEIYDPVANTAAAMNYCMGTYQVRKDGSNLAQNVQQADPNRPPHGY; encoded by the coding sequence ATGACCACCGCCCAGGGGGAGTTCCAGGTCCAGCTGACCGAGCTGGACGAGATGGCGGCGGTGCTGGAGACGGCCGGTGCCCGGATGGCGGAGATCCACCAGCGGTTGCGGCAGGCCGACGCCGCGCTGGCGGCCGGCGCCGCCCGCCCGGTGGACCCGACCGCGGTGACCGGTCCTCCGCAGGAGGTGGCGACGGTCGCCGGGCAGGTGCGCTCCGACGTTTCGGCGACCGCCCAGCGCTCGCACCAGGTGACCGCCGAACACGCCGCCCTCTCCCCCGAGTTGGCCGAGGACGCCGGGAAGCTGCAGGCGACCAGGGACGCCTACGCCGAGGCCGAGGGGCGGGCAAAGGGCGGCCTCCCGGGCGGCGGCCTCCCGCCGGGCGGCCCGGGCGGACCGAGCGGACCGGGCGGCCCGACCGGACCGGTCCCCCACCCGGGCGAGAGCGACGCCCAGGCGATCGCGCCGGACCAGGTCTCCTACCGCGACAAGGGCGCCTGGCCCTCCGGGGAAGCGGCCTGCCGGCAGTACGTGGACCAGGCGCTGGACACGATGGGCATCACCGACCCGCAGGCGCGGGCCAACTGGGAGCAGGGGATGGTGACCATCATGTCCCGCGAGTCGGCCTACAACTCCCCCGGCTTCCAGGTGAACGAGGGCGACAGCAACGCCCATGGCGCGCCGATGGCGGACGGCTCCCCGGCGAACTGCTCCCGGGGCGCCTGCCAGACCGTCCCGGCCACCTTCGCCCGCTACCACCAGCCGGGGACCTCCACGGAGATCTACGACCCGGTGGCCAACACGGCGGCGGCGATGAACTACTGCATGGGCACGTACCAGGTCCGCAAGGACGGCTCCAACCTCGCCCAGAACGTCCAGCAGGCCGACCCGAACCGGCCGCCGCACGGGTACTGA
- a CDS encoding nitrilase-related carbon-nitrogen hydrolase, producing the protein MAAAQEPAERIVRAAIVQAKWTGDTASMVDAHERHAREAAAQGARIIGFQEVFNAPYFCQVQDPEHYRWAEAVPDGPTVSRMRELARELRMVMVVPVYEAEAGQDGIYYNTAAVIDADGSYLGKYRKHHLPQVHGFWEKFYFRPGNLGFPVFDTAVGRVGVYICYDRHFPEGWRALGLAGAQIVFNPSATSRGLSAYLWQLEQPAAAVANEYFVAAINRVGVEEYGDDDFYGTSYFVDPRGQFVGEVGSDKEEELIVRDLDLGLLEEVRHQWAFYRDRRPDAYGPLTQA; encoded by the coding sequence ATGGCCGCAGCGCAGGAGCCCGCAGAGCGGATCGTTCGAGCCGCGATCGTGCAGGCGAAGTGGACCGGGGACACCGCGTCGATGGTGGACGCCCATGAGCGGCACGCGCGCGAGGCAGCCGCCCAGGGCGCCCGGATCATCGGCTTCCAGGAGGTCTTCAACGCCCCCTACTTCTGCCAGGTGCAGGACCCCGAGCACTACCGCTGGGCGGAGGCGGTCCCGGACGGCCCCACGGTCTCCCGGATGCGCGAACTCGCCCGCGAGCTGCGGATGGTGATGGTGGTCCCGGTCTACGAGGCGGAGGCCGGGCAGGACGGGATCTACTACAACACCGCCGCCGTCATCGACGCCGACGGCAGCTACCTGGGCAAGTACCGCAAGCACCACCTGCCCCAGGTGCACGGCTTCTGGGAGAAGTTCTACTTCCGCCCCGGCAACCTCGGCTTCCCGGTCTTCGACACCGCCGTCGGCCGGGTCGGCGTGTACATCTGCTACGACCGGCACTTCCCGGAGGGCTGGCGGGCGCTCGGCCTGGCCGGGGCGCAGATCGTCTTCAACCCCTCCGCGACCTCCCGCGGCCTCTCCGCCTACCTCTGGCAGCTGGAGCAGCCGGCGGCCGCCGTCGCCAACGAGTACTTCGTCGCCGCCATCAACCGGGTCGGCGTCGAGGAGTACGGGGACGACGACTTCTACGGCACCTCGTACTTCGTCGACCCGCGCGGCCAGTTCGTCGGCGAGGTCGGCTCGGACAAGGAGGAGGAGCTGATCGTCCGCGACCTGGACCTCGGCCTCCTGGAAGAGGTCCGGCACCAGTGGGCCTTCTACCGCGACCGCCGCCCGGACGCCTACGGGCCCCTCACCCAGGCCTGA
- a CDS encoding aspartate aminotransferase family protein, translating to MAESDRHLGSDRPPGSDRSPGSDRHPGSGPQAELLARHRAVTPSWLSLYYQSPIELVRGEGRHVWDAEGRRYLDFFGGILTTMTAHALPEVTKAVAEQAGRIIHTSTLYLSTPMVELAERIAELSGIPDAKVFFTTSGTEANDAALLLATTHRRSNQILALRNSYHGRSFSTIGITGNTAWSPTSLSPLQTLWVHGGVRHRGPFAALSDAEFIEACTADLEDILGQAEGTVAALIAEPIQGVGGFTQPPDGLLAAFKRVLDRHGILWITDEVQTGWGRTGEHFWGWQAHAAAGPPDLLTFAKGLGNGLSIGGVVGRAELMDGLGANSISTFGGSPVTTAGALANLDHLLAHDLQGNARRVGGHLISRLRTAAAGLPVVTDVRGRGLMIGVELTDGEAAARTLEEARDLGLLIGRGGRRGDALRIAPPLSLTEAEAGEGADLLVRALRRVSDSRPPTEE from the coding sequence ATGGCCGAAAGCGACCGCCACCTCGGCAGCGACCGCCCCCCCGGCAGCGACCGCAGTCCCGGCAGCGACCGCCACCCCGGCAGCGGCCCGCAGGCCGAACTCCTGGCCCGCCACCGGGCGGTGACGCCCAGCTGGCTGTCCCTCTACTACCAGAGCCCGATCGAGCTGGTCCGAGGCGAGGGCCGGCACGTCTGGGACGCCGAGGGCCGCCGCTACCTGGACTTCTTCGGCGGCATCCTGACCACCATGACCGCCCACGCCCTCCCCGAGGTGACCAAGGCGGTCGCCGAGCAGGCCGGCCGGATCATCCACACCTCGACCCTCTACCTCTCCACGCCCATGGTCGAGCTGGCCGAGCGGATCGCCGAGCTCTCCGGCATCCCCGACGCCAAGGTCTTCTTCACCACCTCCGGCACCGAGGCCAACGACGCGGCCCTCCTCCTCGCCACCACCCACCGCCGCTCGAACCAGATCCTGGCCCTCCGCAACAGCTACCACGGCCGGTCGTTCTCGACGATCGGCATCACCGGCAACACCGCCTGGTCCCCGACCAGCCTCTCCCCGCTGCAGACCCTGTGGGTGCACGGCGGCGTACGGCACCGCGGCCCCTTCGCCGCCCTCTCCGACGCCGAGTTCATCGAGGCCTGCACCGCCGACCTGGAGGACATCCTCGGCCAGGCCGAGGGGACGGTCGCCGCCCTGATCGCCGAGCCGATCCAGGGCGTCGGCGGCTTCACCCAGCCGCCGGACGGCCTCCTCGCCGCCTTCAAGCGGGTGCTCGACCGGCACGGCATCCTGTGGATCACCGACGAGGTGCAGACCGGGTGGGGCCGTACCGGCGAGCACTTCTGGGGCTGGCAGGCGCACGCCGCCGCCGGGCCCCCGGACCTCCTCACCTTCGCCAAGGGGCTCGGCAACGGCCTCTCCATCGGCGGGGTGGTCGGCAGGGCCGAGCTGATGGACGGCCTCGGCGCCAACTCCATCTCCACCTTCGGCGGCTCCCCGGTCACCACCGCCGGCGCCCTGGCCAACCTCGACCACCTGCTGGCCCACGACCTCCAGGGCAACGCCCGCCGGGTCGGCGGGCACCTGATCAGCCGGCTCCGCACGGCCGCCGCCGGACTCCCGGTGGTGACCGACGTCCGCGGCCGGGGCCTGATGATCGGCGTCGAGCTCACCGACGGCGAGGCCGCCGCCCGCACCCTGGAGGAGGCCCGCGACCTGGGCCTGCTGATCGGCCGCGGTGGCCGCCGCGGCGACGCCCTGCGCATCGCCCCACCGCTCTCGCTCACCGAGGCGGAGGCCGGGGAGGGGGCGGACCTGCTGGTCCGGGCCCTCCGCCGGGTCTCCGACTCCCGTCCGCCCACCGAGGAGTGA
- the hydA gene encoding dihydropyrimidinase, producing MTRTLITHGLVITAADELHADVLIENGRVAALATPGSQQWDADHVIDASDKYVIPGGVDGHTHMEMPFGGTYASDTFETGTQAAAWGGTTTVIDFAIQSKGGSLRQGLDAWHEKANGRCAIDYGFHMIMSDVNESSLKEMDRLVEEGLTSFKLFCAYPDVFYSDDGQILRAMQRAAGNGGLVMTHAENGLAIDVLVEQALARGETDPRYHGEVRKALLEAEATHRVIRLAQVAGAPVYVVHVSAQEAVAEIARARDDGLPVYGETCPQYLFLSTDNLAEPNFEGAKYVCSTPLRPREHQAALWKSLRTNDLQVVSTDHCPFCFKGQKELGRGDFSKIPNGMPGVENRMDLLHQAVVEGHLTRRRWIELACAAPARMFGLYPRKGTIAPGSDADLVIYDPAATQTLSASTHHMNVDYSPYEGKKITGAVHTVLSRGIPVITNHTYTGHPGHGAYLPRGLTQYPG from the coding sequence ATGACCCGCACCCTGATCACCCACGGCCTGGTGATCACCGCCGCCGACGAACTCCACGCCGACGTCCTCATCGAGAACGGCCGGGTGGCCGCCCTGGCCACGCCCGGCAGCCAGCAGTGGGACGCCGACCACGTCATCGACGCGAGCGACAAGTACGTCATCCCGGGCGGCGTGGACGGCCACACCCACATGGAGATGCCCTTCGGCGGCACCTACGCCTCCGACACCTTCGAGACGGGCACCCAGGCCGCGGCTTGGGGCGGCACGACCACCGTCATCGATTTCGCCATCCAGTCCAAGGGCGGCTCACTCCGCCAGGGCCTGGACGCCTGGCACGAGAAGGCCAACGGCCGCTGCGCGATCGACTACGGCTTCCACATGATCATGTCGGATGTCAACGAGTCCTCCCTCAAGGAGATGGACCGCTTGGTCGAGGAAGGCCTCACCTCCTTCAAACTGTTCTGTGCTTATCCTGACGTCTTCTATTCCGACGACGGCCAGATCCTGCGCGCGATGCAACGGGCGGCCGGCAACGGCGGGTTGGTGATGACCCACGCCGAGAACGGTCTGGCCATCGACGTCCTCGTCGAGCAGGCCCTGGCGCGCGGCGAGACCGATCCGCGCTACCACGGCGAGGTCCGCAAGGCACTTCTCGAAGCCGAGGCCACCCACCGCGTCATCCGCCTCGCCCAGGTGGCCGGCGCCCCGGTCTACGTCGTCCACGTCTCCGCGCAGGAGGCCGTCGCCGAGATCGCCCGCGCCCGCGACGACGGCCTCCCCGTCTACGGCGAGACCTGCCCCCAGTACCTCTTCCTCTCCACCGACAACCTCGCCGAGCCGAACTTCGAGGGCGCCAAGTACGTCTGCTCCACCCCGCTGCGCCCGCGCGAACACCAAGCCGCCCTGTGGAAGTCCCTCCGCACCAACGACCTCCAGGTGGTCTCCACCGACCACTGCCCCTTCTGCTTCAAGGGCCAGAAGGAGCTGGGCCGCGGCGACTTCTCCAAGATCCCCAACGGCATGCCCGGCGTGGAGAACCGCATGGACCTCCTCCACCAGGCCGTGGTCGAGGGCCACCTCACCCGCCGCCGCTGGATCGAGCTCGCCTGCGCCGCCCCGGCCCGCATGTTCGGCCTCTACCCCCGCAAGGGCACCATCGCCCCCGGCTCCGACGCCGACCTCGTCATCTACGACCCGGCCGCCACGCAGACCCTCTCCGCCTCCACCCACCACATGAACGTCGACTACTCCCCCTACGAGGGCAAGAAGATCACCGGCGCCGTCCACACCGTCCTCTCCCGAGGCATCCCCGTCATCACCAACCACACCTACACCGGCCACCCCGGCCACGGCGCCTACCTCCCCCGCGGCCTCACCCAGTACCCGGGCTGA
- a CDS encoding DUF5655 domain-containing protein, with product MPGLKLFSLLGEVDEIEPRLADLEVDVQRLVEANMESMLGVRFLASEFVIDCGEGGRIDSLGLDENGAPVVIEYKRGTDPGVITQGLFYLAWLTAHRGAFDQLVRDRLGAAAAARVLWSAPRLICVAGDFTRYDAHAVREQRRSIDLLRYRFYGPGLFALETVASTTGTVEPRRARRGPDVRRVHRGPAGAMAGLASALDGALLGVGEGVARVQRRQYAAYRRLRNFACVLRPQQTKLLIYLRLDPARVDLVPGFTRDMRGLGHHGTGDLEVQLRTERDLERAHDLFRLAYAAA from the coding sequence GTGCCGGGCCTGAAGCTGTTCAGCCTGCTGGGCGAGGTGGATGAGATCGAGCCGCGGCTCGCCGACCTTGAGGTGGACGTCCAGCGCCTCGTCGAGGCCAACATGGAGTCGATGCTCGGGGTGCGATTCCTGGCGAGCGAGTTCGTCATCGACTGCGGCGAGGGCGGCCGGATCGACTCGCTGGGCCTGGATGAGAACGGTGCTCCGGTGGTGATCGAGTACAAGCGCGGCACCGATCCGGGAGTGATCACCCAGGGCCTGTTCTACCTGGCCTGGCTCACCGCCCACCGTGGCGCCTTCGACCAGCTGGTCCGCGACCGACTCGGGGCGGCAGCCGCCGCCCGGGTGCTATGGAGTGCGCCCCGGCTGATCTGCGTCGCCGGTGACTTCACCCGCTACGACGCGCATGCCGTGCGCGAGCAGCGGCGCAGCATCGACTTGCTGCGCTACCGCTTCTACGGACCGGGCCTGTTCGCTCTGGAGACGGTCGCCTCGACCACTGGCACCGTGGAGCCCCGCCGGGCACGCCGGGGGCCGGACGTGAGGCGGGTGCATCGGGGGCCGGCTGGGGCCATGGCGGGGCTCGCCTCGGCGCTGGATGGGGCCCTCCTGGGCGTGGGAGAGGGGGTGGCAAGGGTGCAACGCCGGCAGTACGCGGCCTACCGGCGGCTGCGGAACTTCGCCTGCGTGCTGCGGCCGCAGCAGACCAAGCTGCTGATCTACCTGCGCCTCGATCCGGCGCGGGTCGACCTCGTCCCCGGCTTCACCCGGGACATGAGGGGCCTGGGCCACCACGGGACCGGTGACCTGGAGGTCCAACTGCGCACCGAGCGGGACCTGGAGCGCGCCCATGACCTGTTCCGTCTCGCCTATGCCGCAGCATGA
- a CDS encoding IS256 family transposase: MGTRDESSANAKASVQTGAELAQQAELDREMAQRLVERARSQGVSLTGQDGLLKGLVKLILEGALEAEMTDHLGYARGEAGPAEKSNSRNGSYRKTVRTDIGEVELDVPRDRAGSFTPQVVPKHQRRISGFDETVISLYAKGLTTGEIQDHLAQIYDMDVSRDLISRATGRVSAELEEWRSRPLDSLYAVVMIDALVVKVRDGAVANRPIYLAVGINLRGERDVLGMWAGTGAEGAKQWMTWLTELRNRGVGDVLIACCDGLKGLPDSINAVWPLAEVQLCVVHMVRAGLRYVSRKHWATVAKELREVYTAPTVEEAERRFAAFEEDWGDKAPGLIATWRRNWEHFETFLKFPPPVRKIVYTTNMIESINARLRRAVDRRGHFPSEDAVFKVLYLVLRDRHPRRTNPTGRTRDWMEAVNTLAAYYGDRVTNHQ; this comes from the coding sequence ATGGGTACCAGGGACGAGTCTTCCGCGAACGCGAAGGCGAGTGTGCAGACGGGGGCGGAGTTGGCACAACAGGCCGAGCTGGACCGGGAGATGGCACAGCGGCTGGTGGAGCGGGCCCGGAGCCAGGGGGTGAGCCTGACCGGCCAGGACGGGCTGCTCAAGGGCCTGGTCAAGCTGATCCTGGAGGGCGCGCTGGAAGCGGAGATGACCGACCACCTGGGCTACGCGCGCGGCGAGGCCGGCCCGGCGGAGAAGTCCAACAGCCGCAACGGCAGCTACCGCAAGACGGTCCGCACCGACATCGGCGAGGTCGAGTTGGACGTGCCGCGCGATCGGGCCGGCAGCTTCACCCCGCAGGTCGTGCCCAAGCACCAGCGCCGGATCTCCGGGTTCGATGAGACCGTGATCTCCCTGTATGCCAAGGGGTTGACTACCGGGGAGATCCAGGACCACCTCGCGCAGATCTACGACATGGACGTCTCGAGGGACCTGATCTCCCGCGCCACCGGCCGCGTCAGCGCCGAGTTGGAGGAGTGGCGCTCCCGCCCGCTGGACTCGCTCTACGCGGTCGTCATGATCGACGCCCTGGTCGTCAAGGTCCGCGACGGGGCGGTGGCCAACCGGCCGATCTACCTCGCGGTGGGGATCAACCTGCGCGGCGAGCGGGACGTGCTGGGCATGTGGGCCGGCACCGGCGCCGAGGGCGCCAAGCAGTGGATGACCTGGCTGACCGAACTGCGCAACCGCGGAGTCGGCGACGTCCTGATCGCCTGCTGCGACGGCCTGAAGGGCCTGCCCGACTCCATCAACGCCGTGTGGCCGCTGGCCGAGGTCCAGCTGTGCGTGGTCCACATGGTCCGCGCGGGACTGCGCTACGTCTCCCGCAAGCACTGGGCCACCGTCGCCAAGGAACTGCGCGAGGTCTACACCGCGCCGACGGTGGAGGAGGCCGAGCGCCGCTTCGCCGCCTTCGAGGAGGACTGGGGCGACAAGGCCCCCGGCCTGATCGCGACCTGGCGCCGGAACTGGGAGCACTTCGAGACCTTCCTGAAGTTCCCGCCGCCGGTCCGGAAGATCGTCTACACCACCAACATGATCGAGAGCATCAACGCCCGCCTGCGGCGCGCGGTCGACCGCCGCGGACACTTCCCCAGCGAAGACGCCGTCTTCAAGGTCCTCTACCTCGTCCTGCGCGACCGCCACCCCCGCCGGACCAACCCCACCGGCCGCACCCGCGACTGGATGGAAGCCGTCAACACCCTCGCCGCCTACTACGGCGACCGCGTCACCAACCACCAGTAA
- a CDS encoding AAA family ATPase has protein sequence MPSPPSAASAPAPPAGGRPGPVTRPNGQPYHPRKLAGLPDVLALQKLRAAGVPALLYGPPGTGKTALVEAAFPDLITVAGDGDTTVGDLIGEYTQDPSGGYTFVYGPLVVAMLEGRPLLLDDATLISPRVLACAYSALDGRRQLQVKAHKGETITAAEGFYALAGHNPGVHGAVLSDALASRFAVQLHVATDYSLADALGIDSKAVRIARNLAKRVESGEIGWTLQLRELIAFQRIADTLGAQAAFANLVGIAPPEDRDTVIDVVTRIIGSEVAPLTLGPRI, from the coding sequence ATCCCGTCGCCCCCGTCAGCCGCATCCGCCCCCGCACCGCCCGCGGGCGGGCGCCCCGGACCGGTGACCCGGCCCAACGGTCAGCCCTACCACCCCCGGAAGCTCGCGGGCCTGCCCGACGTCCTCGCCCTTCAGAAGCTCCGCGCCGCCGGTGTGCCCGCTCTTCTCTACGGCCCGCCCGGCACCGGGAAGACGGCGCTGGTCGAGGCCGCCTTCCCCGACCTGATCACGGTCGCCGGGGACGGCGACACCACCGTCGGCGACCTGATCGGCGAGTACACCCAGGACCCCTCCGGCGGCTACACCTTCGTCTACGGGCCGCTGGTGGTCGCCATGCTGGAAGGCCGCCCCCTGCTCCTGGACGACGCCACCCTCATCTCCCCCCGCGTCCTGGCCTGCGCCTACAGCGCCCTGGACGGCCGCCGCCAGCTCCAGGTCAAGGCGCACAAGGGCGAGACGATCACCGCCGCCGAGGGGTTCTACGCCCTTGCGGGCCACAACCCCGGGGTGCACGGCGCGGTACTTTCCGACGCCCTCGCCTCCCGCTTCGCCGTCCAGTTGCACGTCGCCACCGACTACAGCCTCGCCGACGCCCTCGGTATCGACTCCAAGGCCGTACGCATCGCCCGCAATCTCGCCAAGCGCGTCGAGTCCGGTGAGATCGGCTGGACCCTCCAACTCCGCGAACTCATCGCCTTCCAGAGGATCGCCGACACCCTCGGCGCGCAGGCCGCCTTCGCCAACCTGGTCGGCATCGCCCCGCCCGAGGACCGCGACACGGTGATCGACGTCGTCACCCGCATCATCGGCAGCGAGGTCGCCCCGCTCACCCTCGGCCCGCGCATCTGA
- a CDS encoding VWA domain-containing protein, which produces MPAHIHLDPGAGPAAPSSTAAAAAEDAIARWADDGGAPAPERTVDAEAHWLRVSAALTARLPELTGREDLVVTCRPGTESGAPAAFFPTRAAIEVDGTLFRPHPPAALRPDQHGDEERYPAAWGALVHEAAHAVHSRWVPAPCERGSRAAEAAGLLEESRIEKRHLNRRPQDRRWLRASLHRIVLADLGPALPDTPHSAARLATLVLARTDAGILDEAETAPVRRVVEDVLDPELLARLAALWNRAHTLADEDGAAMLDLGRQWCDLLGPLPTPPGTAPGAPRRPGLGDDASAPTSSRPTGGRLADSLSDLGGEIAADEKARAARSARTRDCAAQAAEQRRAADLAKKVFDSARGTHPINAHTGAEGPRSPLRGTRPPTTAERAAAGKLARALRAAAYRERTETTLTCATPPGRLRMRAALARDAQRAAGAAPTAEPFTRTVRRSVPSPPLRVGIAVDVSGSMARATAPMASATWILARATALTDPDSRTAALTYDAHLTAVTRPGHHPAQVTEFRARGNVERLAAATSVLTAALDLDQPGAGRLLVIATDGHYTREETQAARARLAALSATGCAVLHLAFAPAATRFPGVPLAILRNPDRAVDIICRAATLAITTTQ; this is translated from the coding sequence ATGCCTGCACACATCCACCTCGACCCCGGAGCCGGCCCCGCCGCCCCCTCCTCGACCGCCGCTGCCGCCGCTGAAGACGCGATCGCCCGCTGGGCGGACGACGGCGGCGCCCCGGCCCCCGAGCGCACCGTCGACGCCGAGGCGCACTGGCTGCGCGTCTCGGCCGCCCTGACCGCCCGCCTGCCCGAGCTGACCGGACGCGAGGACCTCGTCGTCACCTGCCGCCCCGGCACCGAATCCGGCGCCCCCGCCGCCTTCTTCCCCACCCGCGCCGCCATCGAGGTCGACGGCACCCTCTTCCGCCCCCACCCGCCCGCGGCCCTGCGGCCCGACCAGCACGGAGACGAGGAGCGCTACCCCGCCGCGTGGGGCGCCCTCGTCCACGAGGCCGCCCACGCCGTGCACTCCCGCTGGGTCCCCGCGCCCTGCGAGCGTGGCAGCCGGGCCGCCGAAGCCGCCGGGCTCCTCGAGGAATCCCGCATCGAGAAACGCCACCTGAACCGCCGCCCCCAGGACCGCCGATGGCTGCGCGCCTCCCTCCACCGCATCGTCCTGGCCGACCTCGGCCCAGCCCTGCCCGACACCCCGCACAGCGCCGCCCGCCTGGCCACCCTCGTCCTCGCCCGCACCGACGCCGGAATCCTCGACGAAGCCGAGACCGCCCCCGTACGCCGCGTCGTCGAAGACGTCCTCGACCCCGAACTCCTCGCCCGCCTCGCCGCCCTGTGGAACCGCGCTCACACCCTGGCCGACGAGGACGGCGCCGCCATGCTCGACCTCGGCCGCCAGTGGTGCGACCTCCTCGGCCCACTCCCCACTCCGCCCGGAACCGCGCCCGGTGCCCCAAGGCGGCCCGGTCTCGGCGACGACGCGTCCGCCCCGACCTCCTCCCGCCCAACCGGCGGGCGTCTGGCCGACTCGCTGTCCGACCTCGGCGGTGAGATCGCCGCCGACGAGAAGGCCCGCGCCGCCCGCAGCGCCCGCACCCGGGACTGCGCCGCACAGGCGGCCGAGCAACGACGCGCCGCCGATCTCGCCAAGAAGGTCTTCGACTCCGCCCGCGGAACTCACCCGATCAACGCCCACACCGGAGCTGAAGGCCCGCGCAGCCCGCTGCGCGGTACCCGACCCCCGACTACCGCCGAACGAGCCGCCGCCGGGAAACTCGCCCGCGCCCTGCGGGCCGCCGCCTACCGCGAGCGCACCGAGACCACCCTCACCTGCGCCACCCCGCCCGGCCGGCTGCGGATGCGGGCCGCCCTCGCACGCGACGCCCAACGCGCCGCGGGTGCCGCGCCCACCGCCGAGCCCTTCACCCGGACCGTCCGCCGCAGCGTGCCCAGCCCCCCGCTCCGGGTCGGCATCGCCGTCGACGTCTCCGGCTCCATGGCCCGGGCCACCGCACCCATGGCTTCCGCCACCTGGATCCTCGCCCGCGCCACCGCACTGACCGACCCCGACTCCCGCACCGCCGCCCTCACCTACGACGCCCACCTCACCGCCGTGACCCGCCCCGGCCACCACCCGGCCCAGGTCACCGAGTTCCGCGCCCGCGGCAACGTCGAACGCCTCGCCGCCGCCACCAGCGTGCTCACCGCGGCCCTGGACCTCGACCAACCCGGCGCCGGACGCCTCCTGGTCATCGCCACCGACGGCCACTACACCCGCGAGGAGACCCAGGCCGCCCGCGCCCGCCTCGCCGCCCTGTCCGCCACCGGCTGCGCGGTCCTCCACCTCGCCTTCGCCCCCGCCGCCACCCGCTTCCCCGGCGTTCCCCTGGCCATCCTGCGCAATCCGGACCGCGCCGTCGACATCATCTGCCGCGCCGCCACCCTCGCCATCACCACGACTCAGTGA
- a CDS encoding UDP-N-acetylglucosamine--N-acetylmuramyl-(pentapeptide) pyrophosphoryl-undecaprenol N-acetylglucosamine transferase, with amino-acid sequence MESSTAQPFRLLVTGGGTGGHTYPALTAVRTLRARLAAEGRALEPLWVGQADSLEERVAAGEGIAFRSVATGKIRRSSSPLKMLSAANMRDMGRVPLGAAQARSIVSDFHPDVVLATGGYVAVPIGLAAGVCRRPLVVHEQTVRLGLANRGLARVADRMAVSSESTLELLSESVRRRAVVTGNPVRPEVLTGRVDKALGLPALAGFAPGLPTVYVTGGAQGAQQVNRLVSQVLPELLQHANVIHQCGPDNEASLREHATGLPPDAAARYWLTGYVGAELPDVLALADVVVARSGAGTIAELTALGKPGVLVPLASSAGNEQVHNARHLETAGAAVALVGEVAAEDLTAALGPLLADPARRSGMGERARSLGRPDAAERLADVLLAAADR; translated from the coding sequence ATGGAGAGCAGCACCGCGCAGCCGTTCCGTCTCCTGGTGACCGGTGGCGGTACCGGCGGGCACACCTACCCCGCGCTGACCGCTGTGCGCACACTGCGGGCCCGACTGGCCGCCGAGGGGCGGGCCCTGGAGCCGTTGTGGGTGGGCCAGGCCGATTCCCTGGAGGAGCGGGTCGCGGCCGGCGAGGGCATCGCGTTCCGCTCGGTGGCGACCGGAAAGATCCGACGCTCCAGCAGTCCGCTGAAGATGCTGTCCGCGGCGAACATGCGGGACATGGGGCGGGTCCCGCTCGGCGCTGCGCAGGCCCGCTCGATCGTCTCCGATTTCCATCCCGATGTGGTGCTGGCCACCGGCGGCTATGTCGCGGTGCCGATCGGGCTCGCCGCTGGGGTGTGCCGTCGGCCGCTGGTGGTGCACGAGCAGACGGTGCGGCTGGGGCTGGCGAACCGGGGGCTGGCCAGGGTGGCTGACCGGATGGCAGTCTCCTCGGAGTCCACGTTGGAGCTGCTGTCGGAGTCGGTGCGGCGGCGGGCGGTGGTGACCGGAAACCCGGTGCGCCCGGAGGTCCTGACCGGACGGGTCGACAAGGCCCTCGGGCTTCCGGCTCTGGCGGGATTCGCCCCAGGGCTGCCGACCGTGTACGTGACGGGTGGAGCGCAAGGCGCCCAGCAGGTCAACCGGCTGGTCAGCCAGGTGCTGCCGGAGCTGCTGCAACACGCCAACGTGATCCACCAATGCGGTCCTGACAACGAGGCCTCGCTGCGCGAGCACGCGACTGGGCTGCCGCCGGATGCGGCCGCACGGTACTGGCTGACGGGCTACGTGGGGGCCGAACTGCCGGACGTGCTGGCCCTGGCCGACGTCGTGGTCGCGCGCAGCGGGGCCGGGACGATCGCCGAGCTCACGGCGCTGGGCAAGCCGGGGGTGCTGGTGCCGCTGGCCTCGTCGGCCGGGAACGAGCAGGTGCACAACGCGCGCCATCTCGAAACCGCCGGGGCCGCGGTCGCGCTGGTCGGCGAGGTGGCGGCCGAGGATCTGACGGCGGCGCTGGGGCCGCTGCTCGCTGATCCGGCGCGCCGCTCGGGAATGGGCGAGCGCGCCCGATCGCTCGGGCGCCCGGACGCTGCCGAGCGCCTCGCGGACGTGCTGCTGGCCGCCGCCGACCGGTGA